The sequence below is a genomic window from Plasmodium cynomolgi strain B DNA, chromosome 4, whole genome shotgun sequence.
acgcaatgAAGGATGCACTAGGCAGCGAACTGGACGGAGAAATAAGGCTGGATGGTGAGCGCCAAAACCGCCTCACGCTCTCCTGCTGGGGTCGGCTACACGCACACGGACGTTCACGCGTGCGGTCCACCTTATGCATTTCGTCTCGTCTGTACACCCCCCCTACGCCGCGTTCAACAACGAATGCACAGACGAAGCGAAGCTCATCAGCTGGATATACTTCGTGGCCCCGCTGTGCAGGCGGTAGTCGTGGCGCGACAGCTCCAACAAAATCTGGCTCTTCACGGAGTCCTGGTACTCTGTAttcataacaaaataattgttaagtgatttaaaaatgtacgcaACGTCATACCCATCCTCAATGATGTCCTGCACAGCCTTCTCCACATTCTTTAAgtccttcattttgcacGCATCGATAATTTTCGAAATAATATCATCCGCTGGCAAACCAGACACGTCCAACACAGATTCAAGTGTTATCATGGGATCAATACATGAACataattgcaaaatggacaCTGCTCTTCTCAAATCCCCTTGTGTTGTCTCAATAATTTTACCCAAAGCATCATCCAAGATGTTAATCCCTTcacttttgcatatataaagtaacttctccttttttatattaattggAATACCTTGAAATCGGTAACAGGAACACCTACTATATATAGGGTCTgaaattttgtgaatataattacatatcAATATAAACCTCGTTACATTGGAATAAATTTCGATTATTCTTCTCAATGCTGACTGTGCATCTTCTGTCATCATGTCTGCTTCATCCAAAACGACTAACTTCCATGGTGGCAGGGTTTCATTAGTCTCGCTgttgattttgtttttacttaTACTTATTCTTGTGtacgcttttattttttctctcaccaCGTTTATCCCTCTGTCATCTGACGCGTTTAACTCCAGCACACGTTCGCTTATGTTATCTCTGCCAAATAATTCATGAGCTAAAGCGTTGATGGCCGAGGTTTTCCCTGTGCCGGGGGGACCATGGAAGATTAAATGAGGCATGTTCTTCGTCCTCACTACCTCCTTCAGCATGGACACCGCGTTCGTTTGGTGTACAATGTCGTCCAGCTTCTTCGGCCTGTATTTCTCCACCCACGGCAGGTTGTCCATCGTGCTGCCTCAAGGGGAAACAACAAATAAGTAAACAAAGAAGCatgcaaatggggaaataaataaatgtggcAGAGGTGGCCTTCTTAAATGGAGCACACACACGCAGCGGACCACTCTGCACATACGGGAGACGCCCCGGAAATGCGGCAAGATTGGCGCACAAAGGGGgtagctagccaaaaggtttttttttttttttcactcttgttcaggtaaatttttcaaaatagtGCGCATTGGGGCCAAGTAGCTATTATTTAGCTGCAAAATTGGAAGCAAATTGGCTGCAAATTAGCAGCAAATTGACTGCTAATTGGCTGCAACTACTGCCTCGCTCACACAGTTTGCCTCTCACTTATTAAGGAATAACCACGGAACGGTGAACATTTGAAAGTTCCCCTGTTTGACAATTCGACCGGTCTACACCAGCACAACTGtggttttttatttttccccggCCGATGCGCGTACTTTCCAAGTGGCCACCTTTGGGATGTCTCCTAACGTGTGCGCgaatgtgtgcacatatatgatGCCCCTATGCCCATTCAAGTAGGCACAGTGGTATGTGtatctccccccccatgTGCTCACTCACGCACTCACCTGATTCTTGCTTAACGGGGGGAATCCTCCTTCAGGTATGCTTCCTCAAAGTATGGATGGACTGACTGCCTGTGCCTCTGTTTTTCCTCACTTACGGCGTGCGCCTTCTGGAATAGCTTATCCCTGTGCGATTATGTGTCAGCTGCGAGGGGCGAAGATTCATAAACAATACTGCTTCGAACAGCGGTGATTAAAATGCCTTCTCCTGTtgatttccccttttttttcgtttcgcTTACCTTTGAACTTTTAAAATTCTGTGAACTGGCAAGCAAGCGTACACAGTGCCATATACaaactgctttttttttttttttttttttaatttgcacaaattttACGCGTACCACTGACGAGCAAACGGAGTCGTTTGCCAAAAAGGCGCAAACGAAAAGACGTACAGAAAAGCGTGGGGAAAAGGGAACTTATGCCTCCGCCACGTATGCACATCCATGCGCGATAGAGGAAACACCTTCCACGCTAATCAACCAAAAGGATGAGatgattccccttttgaagaagaagcacacCGCGTGAAGTACATGAAGGGCTAATTCCCCCGTAGGGCCCACTTCTGCACTgggtgaaaattaaaaatgtgttttttttttttcctgttccaCGATTTATATCTACATATATCGCGCGCAACTACTTTGACAACGCTTCTTTTGAACCGTGCATTTGCAGCAGTGACCGAGGCACATTTGTTCatgctagctattttttcccctcccacCATTTAGGTGCATCCAAAACGGTATACAGAAGGGACCATAGCATTGCTACTTTTCCTTCGCTGCAAGCCTAAGGGGTCCGCAAGCAGCCGTTTGATAAGCGATACCCGATTTGGCATGTAAAATAGTCACACTGAGCAACGAACGCATAAGCACGTGAATAAACACACATAAAAACGAACCATTTGTTATTTCCACCCCTGCACTGAACGTTCGTGCATATATTCTTTTGCACGTGACAGAACATAGTGTG
It includes:
- a CDS encoding replication factor C subunit 2 (putative), encoding MFTVPWLFLNNTMDNLPWVEKYRPKKLDDIVHQTNAVSMLKEVVRTKNMPHLIFHGPPGTGKTSAINALAHELFGRDNISERVLELNASDDRGINVVREKIKAYTRISISKNKINSETNETLPPWKLVVLDEADMMTEDAQSALRRIIEIYSNVTRFILICNYIHKISDPIYSRCSCYRFQGIPINIKKEKLLYICKSEGINILDDALGKIIETTQGDLRRAVSILQLCSCIDPMITLESVLDVSGLPADDIISKIIDACKMKDLKNVEKAVQDIIEDGYDVAYIFKSLNNYFVMNTEYQDSVKSQILLELSRHDYRLHSGATKYIQLMSFASSVHSLLNAA